The following are encoded together in the Vicia villosa cultivar HV-30 ecotype Madison, WI unplaced genomic scaffold, Vvil1.0 ctg.000089F_1_1, whole genome shotgun sequence genome:
- the LOC131623908 gene encoding uncharacterized protein LOC131623908, whose protein sequence is MDNNVTVNQGATRRTHTYTFHREGMVQLGQLGELVTGHNETVFSDNYGNISSLLYSRVDEWALSTLLQFYDPDIRCFTFSDYQLAPTLEEYSCLLNIKIQHRVPFVCVPEKPRLDYIANALYLSLGDVHDNWKEKGDTHGFYMSFLVEKAQEFADKGIWEAFNAILAALIYGIVMFPNIHKFVDLAAICLFMDKNPIPTLLADTYYSIHSRHGKRGAIRGCLPLLYKWFKSHLPASGPFVTSTQKWSQRIMGLTANDIVWYQFRTGISEVIIRCGNFGNVPLIGTRGCINYNPVLALRQLGYTMKSGPSDREIYQSVYFEKGADPIALEEIRKAWNNIHIGERSTLGAKNAIAMEPYTDWVKKRVKTLLLPFPEVPLLYAQPPKISETMVSRERFDQVRVANLRLKEKDRDMDLKRYFLKQTKNELARELKTLKGESSQARKRVRTEKDGKAVVAPTEDPQKVIEKAIKEEKEKLRREYQEDLKAHKLRLEKETKSPPDLLDGVSIALCI, encoded by the exons ATGGATAACAACGTGACCGTCAATCAAGGGGCTACAAGGCGCACACACACTTATACTTTCCATCGTGAGGGTATGGTTCAGTTGGGGCAATTGGGTGAATTGGTCACTGGTCATAACGAAACAGTGTTCAGTGACAACTATGGCAACATATCATCTCTTCTGTACTCGCGTGTCGACGAATGGGCCTTatctactcttcttcagttctacGACCCAGATATCCGTTGTTTCACATTTTCAGATTATCAGCTGGCTCCCACTCTCGAAGAGTACTCTTGCCTCCTcaacatcaagattcaacacagagTGCCTTTTGTTTGTGTCCCAGAGAAACCTAGGTTGGATTacattgccaacgctctttatttgagcttggGTGATGTTCATGATAACTGGAAGGAGAAGGGTGATACACATGGCTTCTACATGAGTTTCCTGGTTGAAAAAGCTCAAGAATTTGCCGACAAAGGGATATGGGAGGCTTTCAATGCTATTTTGGCCGCTCTAATCTACGGAATTGTGATGTTTCCCAACATTCACAAGTTCGTGGACTTGGCTGCTATATGTCTTTTTATGGACAAGAATCCAATACCCACCCTATTGGCTGACACGTATTATTCTATTCACTCTCGGCATGGTAAAAGGGGGGCTATTCGAGGTTGCTTGCCGCTGTTATATAAATGGTTCAAATCTCACTTGCCTGCTAGTGGTCCGTTTGTTACCTCTACTCAGAAATGGTCTCAGAGAATCATGGGACTTACTGCAAACGACATCGTATGGTATCAATTCCGAACAGGCATATCTGAAGTCATTATCAGGTGCGGAAACTTTGGTAACGTCCCGCTCATTGGGACAAGAGGATGTATTAACTACAACCCAGTTCTAGCTCTTCGTCAGTTGGGCTATACCATGAAAAGTGGGCCTTCGGATAGGGAGATTTACCAATCCGTATACTTTGAGAAGGGAGCTGACCCTATAGCGCTTGAGGAAATCAGGAAGGCCTGGAATAACATTCATATAGGTGAGAGATCCACTCTGGGAGCCAAGAATGCCATTGCTATGGAACCCTATACCGATTGGGTTAAGAAGAGAGTCAAGACACTTTTGTTACCATTCCCGGAAGTTCCTCTCTTGTATGCACAACCTCCGAAGATATCAGAAACTATGGTATCAAGAGAACGTTTCGACCAGGTCCGCGTCGCCAATTTGAGACTGAAAGAGAAAGATAGGGATATGGATTTGAAGCGCTATTTCCTTAAACAGACAAAGAATGAACTGGCCCGTGAACTTAAAACTCTCAAAGGGGAGTCTTCTCAAGCCAGGAAGAGAGTTAGAACTGAAAAGGACGGGAAAGCTGTTGTTGCTCCTACTGAAGACCCTCAAAAGGTTATAGAAAAGGCTataaaggaagaaaaagagaagCTCAGACGAGAGTATCAAGAAGACCTGAAAGCCCACAAGCTCCGACTGGAGAAAGAAACCAA atcaccaccagacttgttggatggggtctctaTTGCTCTTTGTATTTGA
- the LOC131623880 gene encoding cinnamoyl-CoA reductase CAD2-like isoform X1, translated as MNMGDGKVVCVTGASGYIASWIVKFLLQRGYAVRATVRNIGNPNKVDHLLKLDGAKERLQLFEADLIEEGSFDSVIHGCHGVFHTASPVHLVVEGDDPQTDLVDPAVKGTLDVLNSCAKSPSVKRVVLTSSFASVAYNGRPLTPEVVVDETWFSNADLLLEEKKWYSYAKTSAEEAATKFLTENSIDHVVMNPGVTIGPLLQPELNQSSAFIFDLISGSEETFMNAAFGWINVKDVANAHILAYEDSSASGRYCLVERVIHFSELTKILHHMYPTLQIPNKCADDKPLMQTFQVSKEKAKKLGVEFIPLEVSLREIVESLKEKEFINF; from the exons ATGAATATGGGTGATGGAAAAGTGGTGTGTGTAACAGGTGCTTCTGGTTATATTGCTTCATGGATTGTTAAGTTTCTTCTCCAACGTGGTTACGCTGTTAGAGCCACTGTTCGTAATATAGGTAATCCAAATAAGGTTGATCACTTGCTTAAACTTGATGGTGCAAAGGAAAGGTTGCAACTCTTCGAGGCAGATTTAATAGAAGAAGGTTCATTTGATTCTGTTATTCACGGCTGTCATGGTGTCTTTCATACTGCTTCCCCGGTTCATTTGGTTGTCGAAGGCGACGACCCTCAG ACAGATTTAGTTGATCCTGCGGTGAAGGGAACTCTTGATGTTTTGAATTCATGCGCGAAATCACCATCTGTTAAACGAGTTGTTTTAACTTCTTCTTTTGCTTCTGTTGCGTATAACGGAAGACCTCTAACACCAGAAGTTGTAGTTGATGAGACATGGTTTTCAAATGCAGATCTCTTATTGGAAGAAAAG AAGTGGTATTCATATGCAAAGACTTCAGCAGAGGAAGCTGCAACAAAATTTCTAACTGAAAACAGTATTGACCATGTTGTTATGAATCCAGGTGTGACGATTGGTCCTCTCTTGCAACCAGAGCTTAACCAAAGTTCTGCTTTCATTTTTGACTTAATAAGTG gttcagaagaaaCATTTATGAATGCTGCTTTTGGATGGATCAATGTGAAAGATGTTGCAAATGCACATATTCTGGCATATGAGGATTCTTCGGCTAGCGGAAGATATTGTTTGGTTGAAAGAGTGATACATTTCTCGGAACTTACTAAGATTTTGCATCATATGTACCCAACACTGCAAATTCCAAACAA GTGTGCAGATGATAAGCCTTTGATGCAAACATTTCAAGTTTCTAAAGAAAAGGCAAAAAAGTTGGGAGTTGAATTTATTCCCCTGGAAGTGAGCCTCAGAGAGATAGTAGAaagtttaaaagagaaagagtttATTAACTTCTAA
- the LOC131623880 gene encoding cinnamoyl-CoA reductase CAD2-like isoform X2 gives MNMGDGKVVCVTGASGYIASWIVKFLLQRGYAVRATVRNIGNPNKVDHLLKLDGAKERLQLFEADLIEEGSFDSVIHGCHGVFHTASPVHLVVEGDDPQTDLVDPAVKGTLDVLNSCAKSPSVKRVVLTSSFASVAYNGRPLTPEVVVDETWFSNADLLLEEKKWYSYAKTSAEEAATKFLTENSIDHVVMNPGSEETFMNAAFGWINVKDVANAHILAYEDSSASGRYCLVERVIHFSELTKILHHMYPTLQIPNKCADDKPLMQTFQVSKEKAKKLGVEFIPLEVSLREIVESLKEKEFINF, from the exons ATGAATATGGGTGATGGAAAAGTGGTGTGTGTAACAGGTGCTTCTGGTTATATTGCTTCATGGATTGTTAAGTTTCTTCTCCAACGTGGTTACGCTGTTAGAGCCACTGTTCGTAATATAGGTAATCCAAATAAGGTTGATCACTTGCTTAAACTTGATGGTGCAAAGGAAAGGTTGCAACTCTTCGAGGCAGATTTAATAGAAGAAGGTTCATTTGATTCTGTTATTCACGGCTGTCATGGTGTCTTTCATACTGCTTCCCCGGTTCATTTGGTTGTCGAAGGCGACGACCCTCAG ACAGATTTAGTTGATCCTGCGGTGAAGGGAACTCTTGATGTTTTGAATTCATGCGCGAAATCACCATCTGTTAAACGAGTTGTTTTAACTTCTTCTTTTGCTTCTGTTGCGTATAACGGAAGACCTCTAACACCAGAAGTTGTAGTTGATGAGACATGGTTTTCAAATGCAGATCTCTTATTGGAAGAAAAG AAGTGGTATTCATATGCAAAGACTTCAGCAGAGGAAGCTGCAACAAAATTTCTAACTGAAAACAGTATTGACCATGTTGTTATGAATCCAG gttcagaagaaaCATTTATGAATGCTGCTTTTGGATGGATCAATGTGAAAGATGTTGCAAATGCACATATTCTGGCATATGAGGATTCTTCGGCTAGCGGAAGATATTGTTTGGTTGAAAGAGTGATACATTTCTCGGAACTTACTAAGATTTTGCATCATATGTACCCAACACTGCAAATTCCAAACAA GTGTGCAGATGATAAGCCTTTGATGCAAACATTTCAAGTTTCTAAAGAAAAGGCAAAAAAGTTGGGAGTTGAATTTATTCCCCTGGAAGTGAGCCTCAGAGAGATAGTAGAaagtttaaaagagaaagagtttATTAACTTCTAA